A window from Borrelia sp. P9F1 encodes these proteins:
- a CDS encoding TatD family hydrolase, which translates to MNLEFERSIFFNKLVDTHVHFNELRKNSVDVHYVINKCLSSGFSYFLDIGLHPSDFYERKQLLDTYSNISLTAGIHPLNEALKDDFELLDNILANENVIAVGEIGLDYLKSDNKKEQIETLNIQLDLASKYRKPVILHIREAYDDVYDIIKSSQFLGRGILHCYSGTYEYAGKFIDFGFKISFAGNLTFKNAEPLREVLRKLSINDILIETDSPFLAPVPLRGKMNAPLFLGYICCEVAKIKSCDAESIATMLYHNFEDLFKNSYQLSS; encoded by the coding sequence ATGAATCTTGAGTTTGAAAGATCTATCTTTTTTAATAAGTTAGTAGATACGCATGTTCATTTTAATGAGCTTAGGAAGAATTCTGTAGACGTTCATTATGTTATTAATAAGTGCTTGAGTAGCGGGTTTTCTTATTTTCTTGATATCGGCCTACATCCTAGTGATTTTTATGAGAGAAAACAACTTTTAGATACTTATTCTAATATTTCGCTTACAGCTGGAATTCATCCTTTAAATGAGGCTTTAAAAGATGATTTTGAATTGCTTGATAATATTTTGGCAAATGAAAATGTTATTGCTGTTGGTGAGATTGGTCTTGATTATTTAAAATCAGATAATAAAAAAGAGCAGATTGAGACTTTAAATATTCAGTTAGATTTGGCTAGTAAATATAGAAAACCTGTTATTCTACATATTAGAGAGGCTTATGATGATGTTTACGACATTATTAAATCTTCCCAATTTTTAGGCAGGGGAATACTTCACTGTTATTCTGGTACTTATGAATATGCTGGTAAGTTTATTGATTTTGGGTTTAAAATATCTTTTGCGGGCAATTTAACTTTTAAAAACGCAGAACCTTTAAGGGAGGTTTTAAGAAAACTAAGCATTAATGATATTTTGATTGAAACAGACAGTCCATTTCTAGCGCCAGTACCTTTAAGGGGAAAGATGAATGCTCCTCTTTTTTTAGGATACATATGTTGTGAGGTCGCAAAAATTAAAAGTTGCGATGCAGAAAGTATTGCAACTATGTTGTATCACAACTTTGAAGATTTATTTAAAAATTCTTACCAATTGTCATCATAA
- a CDS encoding flagellar hook-associated protein 3, which produces MINRVSHPLTYDNLKSSSTEQEVKITKLLESLNRGGKRIGSLRDDPTGVTHAIRIDSDVFKLNTYIKNINSSKGKLRYTEGYLQSLLNILTRAKEITVQGASGTYGPDDKRIIAKEINAILEDVIAIANVKGSDGYSIFAGTKIDAEAFKVTRENRVNNLTQDREAPQIIRIDYNGNQAEKEMEIYNGVYISTNYPGNEVFFSQNHHIISSTNINGFVVKENTKIYIDNVEIALVAGDTAADIIAKINESSAPVEASLNRILNSIAIQTTTPHQIWMAEEGSTVLQDLGIITTNNDTKSPPYNIAGNSEVRSRSIFDTLIELRDNLEENREELIGSRSLAEIDESLNKILTTIADLGAKENRLDSSYERISKEVMDMKDDMVKYTDLDVTKAITDLNMASLAYQVSLGVSARIMQTTLLDFLK; this is translated from the coding sequence ATGATCAACAGGGTAAGCCATCCTTTAACATATGATAATTTAAAATCGTCTTCGACGGAGCAAGAAGTAAAGATAACGAAGCTTTTGGAAAGCTTGAACAGAGGCGGGAAAAGAATTGGAAGCTTGAGAGATGATCCTACAGGAGTCACTCATGCCATAAGAATAGATAGCGATGTTTTCAAACTTAACACTTACATAAAAAACATCAATAGCTCTAAAGGGAAGCTTAGATATACGGAAGGATATTTGCAATCTTTGTTAAACATCTTAACTCGTGCGAAAGAGATAACTGTTCAAGGAGCCAGTGGAACTTATGGTCCTGATGATAAGAGGATAATAGCTAAAGAAATAAATGCAATTCTTGAAGATGTTATTGCAATCGCTAATGTAAAGGGTTCAGACGGATATAGTATTTTTGCAGGAACTAAAATTGATGCTGAAGCTTTTAAAGTAACTAGAGAAAATAGGGTGAATAATCTTACTCAAGATAGAGAAGCTCCTCAAATAATAAGAATAGATTACAATGGCAATCAAGCAGAAAAAGAAATGGAAATATATAATGGGGTTTATATTTCAACCAATTATCCTGGGAATGAAGTGTTTTTTTCACAAAATCACCATATAATATCATCAACAAATATCAATGGATTTGTTGTAAAAGAAAATACAAAAATTTATATTGACAATGTTGAGATAGCTTTAGTGGCGGGTGATACAGCTGCTGATATTATTGCTAAAATTAATGAGTCATCTGCTCCTGTTGAAGCCAGTCTTAATCGAATTTTAAACTCGATTGCAATACAAACAACTACACCACACCAAATATGGATGGCAGAAGAAGGCTCAACTGTACTGCAAGATCTTGGTATTATTACCACAAATAATGATACTAAATCCCCTCCTTACAATATTGCAGGGAATTCTGAAGTTAGAAGCAGATCTATTTTTGATACCTTAATTGAATTGAGAGATAATTTAGAAGAAAACAGAGAAGAGCTTATTGGAAGCAGGAGCTTAGCCGAAATTGATGAAAGTTTAAATAAAATCCTTACGACAATAGCCGACCTTGGGGCTAAGGAGAATAGACTTGATTCCAGTTATGAAAGAATTAGCAAAGAAGTAATGGATATGAAAGACGATATGGTTAAATATACTGACCTTGATGTGACAAAAGCAATAACAGATCTTAATATGGCAAGTCTAGCTTATCAAGTATCTTTAGGGGTTTCTGCGAGGATAATGCAAACGACTTTATTAGACTTTCTAAAATAA
- the tsaE gene encoding tRNA (adenosine(37)-N6)-threonylcarbamoyltransferase complex ATPase subunit type 1 TsaE — translation MILSFKSEEKMVDFSRSFFNPLPIGRVFALCGSMGAGKTTFLKGLALNLSVSYFASPTYNVINVYEFANFNFYHIDLYRLNSLEEFELIGGMELLLDISAIIAVEWPDIILDILPKSRLVFLKFKIQETTRVLEISDEYSCV, via the coding sequence TTGATTTTGTCTTTCAAGTCAGAGGAAAAAATGGTAGACTTTTCTAGGTCTTTTTTTAATCCTTTGCCTATTGGTAGGGTTTTTGCCCTTTGTGGTAGCATGGGGGCCGGGAAGACGACATTTTTAAAAGGGTTGGCTTTAAACCTTTCTGTTTCTTATTTCGCAAGTCCGACTTATAATGTTATTAATGTTTATGAGTTTGCGAATTTTAATTTTTATCATATTGATCTATATCGTCTAAATAGTTTAGAGGAGTTTGAACTTATTGGTGGGATGGAGCTTTTATTAGATATTTCGGCTATAATAGCTGTCGAGTGGCCAGATATTATTCTTGATATTTTGCCCAAAAGCAGATTAGTATTTTTAAAGTTTAAAATACAAGAAACTACTAGGGTTTTAGAAATTAGCGATGAATACTCTTGCGTTTGA
- the flgK gene encoding flagellar hook-associated protein FlgK, with amino-acid sequence MDSTFSGIEIGKRGLFAHRDAMNTTGHNLTNASKPGYSKQRIIMKTEMPIYAPHLNRAQKAGQLGQGIMVQSIERMRDELLDVRIIEESHRLGYWTSRNKFISLLENIYNEPEEQSIRRRLNDFWEGWQDLSRQPQGLAERNIILERGKSFAEVVKNRFHSLERIYIMANDEVKITTEEINNYLRNIGELNRQIKKAIAMKDHPNDLLDARDLIVDKLSSLIGVSIGNKQDPDEFLIHTEGKHLVQGTIVNEFTLEASNGPTRTKWNVLWRNGELANIDTGKLGALINARDNEIKNEINELDNMAVNVTELINEIHISGHGLDKRNGRAFFDQIYELTDERGRYDSNGDGQFDSVHLFKINGTNEIFPEEKLGFSGILRFEVANKNEFVEIAYNATDTVQDVINKINNSNAQVTARINTEGKFEIKAVKEEDKENAVFRIRHIEDSGLFLTGYTGILNASGAGGAYNYQNINTTDQLKNTSGYSVSPLKNPSAWLKVAKELVEDPSKIVANLRNPTNDIAIGDNEAALRIASFVSSPIMIGKNLTLNDYFANTASNIAIKGQIAEVTKTSQTQILKDLTDLRLSISGVNENEELTNMIEFQQAFIAASKFIVVSTELIDTIINKMGV; translated from the coding sequence ATGGATTCGACATTCTCAGGAATAGAAATTGGAAAGAGGGGTTTGTTCGCCCACAGGGATGCTATGAACACAACCGGACATAACTTGACTAACGCATCAAAACCCGGATATTCAAAGCAGAGAATCATAATGAAAACCGAGATGCCAATTTATGCCCCCCATCTAAATAGAGCGCAAAAAGCTGGTCAACTGGGTCAAGGGATAATGGTTCAATCTATTGAAAGAATGAGAGATGAGCTGCTAGACGTACGAATAATTGAAGAATCGCACCGACTTGGGTATTGGACCTCAAGGAATAAATTCATTTCTTTGCTTGAGAATATTTACAACGAACCGGAAGAGCAATCAATCAGAAGAAGACTAAATGACTTTTGGGAAGGTTGGCAGGATTTGTCAAGGCAACCTCAAGGGTTAGCTGAAAGAAATATTATCTTGGAAAGGGGGAAATCTTTTGCAGAAGTAGTCAAGAATAGATTTCATTCCCTTGAGCGCATATATATAATGGCGAATGATGAAGTAAAGATTACTACCGAAGAAATAAACAATTATCTCAGAAACATTGGTGAGCTTAATAGGCAGATTAAGAAAGCAATTGCAATGAAAGATCATCCCAATGATTTATTAGATGCTAGAGATTTGATAGTTGACAAGCTAAGCAGCCTTATTGGTGTATCAATAGGAAATAAACAGGACCCCGATGAATTCTTAATTCACACAGAAGGAAAACACCTTGTTCAAGGTACGATTGTGAACGAATTCACATTAGAAGCCTCTAACGGTCCTACTAGAACCAAATGGAATGTCTTATGGAGAAATGGAGAGTTAGCTAATATCGACACGGGAAAGTTGGGCGCTCTCATTAATGCAAGGGACAACGAAATTAAAAATGAGATCAATGAGCTAGACAACATGGCAGTTAACGTTACGGAACTCATTAATGAAATTCATATCTCAGGACATGGACTTGATAAAAGGAATGGGAGAGCTTTTTTTGACCAAATATATGAATTAACAGATGAGCGTGGGCGTTATGACAGCAATGGGGATGGTCAATTTGATTCTGTGCATCTTTTTAAAATAAACGGTACAAATGAAATCTTTCCAGAAGAAAAACTTGGATTTTCAGGAATTTTGAGATTTGAAGTAGCAAACAAAAACGAATTTGTAGAGATAGCGTATAATGCAACAGACACTGTTCAGGACGTAATAAATAAAATAAACAACTCTAATGCACAAGTCACCGCAAGAATCAATACAGAAGGAAAGTTTGAAATTAAAGCCGTCAAAGAGGAAGACAAGGAAAACGCTGTGTTTAGAATTAGGCACATTGAAGATTCAGGACTATTTTTAACAGGATACACGGGGATTTTAAACGCATCGGGTGCTGGAGGTGCTTATAATTATCAAAATATTAATACGACCGATCAGCTAAAGAATACATCTGGGTATTCTGTCTCTCCTTTAAAAAACCCATCGGCATGGCTTAAGGTGGCTAAAGAACTTGTAGAGGATCCATCGAAGATTGTAGCAAATCTTAGGAACCCTACGAACGATATCGCTATTGGAGATAATGAGGCGGCATTACGTATCGCATCTTTTGTAAGCTCGCCCATCATGATTGGAAAAAATTTAACATTAAATGACTATTTTGCAAATACGGCGTCTAACATTGCAATAAAGGGACAAATAGCGGAAGTTACAAAAACTAGTCAAACACAAATACTTAAGGATCTAACTGATCTAAGGCTATCAATTTCCGGCGTTAATGAAAATGAGGAACTGACCAATATGATAGAATTTCAACAAGCCTTCATTGCTGCGAGCAAGTTTATTGTTGTTTCTACAGAATTAATAGACACGATAATTAATAAAATGGGAGTGTGA
- a CDS encoding tetratricopeptide repeat protein produces the protein MLEKELLGDLEDMSKVSDNKLLDVTEKSKRGYQLIKEERLDEAEALFNDILEKDNDNNYALVGLGDIERKKRNFDKAIAYYQRCLSKHLSNNYALFGLGDCYRSLDDYKKATDIWEEYLKYDAENITVLTRVAASYRKLKNFQKSRQAYLRVIELAPDNDYALVGIGHLYYDFKEYKEALKYWLKMYEINRVKIDVRVLTSIGNCYRKLKEYSKGIYFFKKALEISPNNFYAVFGLADCYRGSKDYNEALKYWLEIIERDPKNNLVLTRVGDIYRYLKDYEKSQEYYKKALDVDFDMFAILGLALLQKEKGQYEEALSAIKSLIKNNPKNSILYVNAAECYEAMGQIENAVDILSKFLQLGMKNVAIIDYIDKLRKKMNL, from the coding sequence ATGTTGGAAAAGGAACTTCTAGGTGATCTTGAAGATATGTCGAAAGTTTCTGATAATAAGCTTCTTGATGTTACTGAGAAATCTAAGAGGGGATACCAGTTAATAAAGGAAGAGAGACTTGATGAGGCAGAGGCGTTGTTTAACGATATTTTAGAAAAGGATAATGATAACAATTATGCCCTTGTCGGCCTTGGGGATATTGAAAGGAAGAAAAGGAACTTTGATAAGGCGATAGCCTACTACCAAAGGTGCCTTTCTAAACACTTAAGTAATAATTATGCGCTTTTTGGTTTAGGGGATTGTTATAGAAGTTTAGATGACTATAAGAAGGCTACGGATATATGGGAAGAATATTTAAAGTACGATGCTGAAAATATTACTGTTTTAACGCGAGTTGCTGCCTCCTATCGAAAGTTAAAGAATTTTCAAAAATCTAGACAAGCATATTTAAGGGTAATAGAACTTGCTCCTGATAATGATTATGCTCTTGTTGGTATTGGGCATTTATATTACGACTTTAAAGAGTACAAGGAAGCATTGAAGTATTGGCTTAAGATGTATGAGATAAATCGGGTTAAGATTGATGTGCGTGTCTTAACTTCAATTGGTAATTGTTACAGAAAGTTAAAGGAATATAGCAAAGGAATTTATTTTTTTAAAAAAGCATTGGAAATTTCTCCAAATAATTTTTATGCTGTTTTTGGACTTGCTGATTGCTATAGGGGAAGTAAGGATTATAATGAGGCATTAAAATATTGGCTTGAAATAATAGAAAGAGATCCAAAGAACAACTTGGTTTTAACAAGAGTAGGGGACATATATCGATATTTGAAGGATTACGAAAAGTCACAGGAGTATTATAAAAAAGCTCTTGACGTTGATTTTGATATGTTTGCCATACTAGGGCTTGCTCTACTACAAAAGGAAAAGGGGCAATATGAAGAGGCATTGTCTGCTATTAAAAGTCTTATAAAAAATAATCCTAAAAATTCAATATTGTACGTTAATGCGGCCGAGTGCTATGAAGCAATGGGGCAAATTGAAAATGCTGTGGATATTTTATCAAAGTTTTTACAATTAGGAATGAAAAATGTTGCCATTATTGACTACATTGATAAGCTTAGAAAGAAGATGAACCTATGA
- the tsaB gene encoding tRNA (adenosine(37)-N6)-threonylcarbamoyltransferase complex dimerization subunit type 1 TsaB, with amino-acid sequence MNTLAFDYSYKSLLVYFKTNDEVLYLLLEKDRDGFNLNVPKIFNDFILKNQVDLDKLDLIINSSGPGSFTGLRVSLSFVKGLSLGLDIPFANIPTFDVFAHMVRERSEVVVTLSFTAGRYFLGYYSCSKLRDGVFCFSEEELFEYLEKFDSNLIIIGNGIEFVYEKLKSKYNIVSDMDSFGAVLTELGRCKYMESKQGDGILSGPFYARRSDAEINHSLIK; translated from the coding sequence ATGAATACTCTTGCGTTTGATTATTCATATAAGTCCTTGTTAGTTTATTTTAAAACGAATGATGAGGTTTTATATCTGCTTTTAGAAAAAGACAGGGACGGTTTTAACCTTAATGTTCCAAAAATATTCAACGACTTTATATTAAAGAATCAAGTTGATCTTGATAAACTTGATTTAATTATTAATTCTTCTGGTCCTGGTTCTTTTACGGGTTTAAGAGTTAGCTTGAGTTTTGTTAAGGGCCTCTCATTAGGGCTTGATATTCCTTTTGCGAATATTCCTACTTTTGATGTTTTTGCACACATGGTACGTGAAAGATCGGAAGTGGTGGTTACTTTGAGTTTTACTGCAGGTAGGTATTTTTTGGGCTATTATAGCTGTTCTAAATTGCGTGATGGGGTTTTTTGTTTCTCTGAAGAAGAATTATTTGAATATTTAGAAAAGTTTGATTCTAATTTAATTATCATTGGAAACGGAATTGAATTTGTTTATGAGAAGCTTAAAAGCAAATATAATATCGTTAGTGATATGGACTCTTTTGGTGCGGTCTTGACAGAGCTTGGTAGGTGTAAGTATATGGAAAGCAAACAAGGGGACGGTATCTTGTCAGGCCCTTTTTACGCAAGAAGGAGCGATGCAGAAATCAATCACTCTTTAATAAAATAA
- the rpmI gene encoding 50S ribosomal protein L35 has protein sequence MSKMKTRKSASKRYSFTAKGKVKYKKQDLRHILTKKSSKRKRHLGKSGVLSSSEVKRIKTLLPYA, from the coding sequence ATGTCAAAGATGAAGACGCGTAAGAGTGCTAGTAAGAGATATTCTTTTACTGCTAAGGGAAAAGTGAAGTATAAGAAGCAAGATTTGAGGCATATCTTGACAAAGAAGTCCTCCAAGAGGAAGAGGCACTTGGGTAAATCGGGTGTGCTTTCGAGTTCTGAGGTTAAGAGGATTAAGACCTTGTTGCCTTATGCTTAA
- a CDS encoding flagellar filament outer layer protein FlaA, which yields MIKVLVVLLTLGGACIFAQNTDQKNDKKEGQTEYILSTMEDPFDFHLRFFTERINPLLVRFKNNNSTTQDKKFVVALRYITSRSDSEMNLEPDRQMIIPGIVKSISLWVDGRETSTEIFAILKDSSGTFHSIPFKAEDGSSKLNFLGWKKLTAYMPKSFVQKTHKFKKETKDSELIRIKIIPEHRINHEPQYIYLSELKAMIDEQNTSTTYDDNW from the coding sequence ATGATAAAGGTTTTAGTAGTGTTACTTACTTTGGGTGGTGCCTGCATATTCGCACAAAATACTGATCAAAAGAACGATAAAAAAGAGGGACAAACAGAATATATTCTTTCTACAATGGAAGATCCATTTGATTTTCATTTAAGATTTTTTACTGAAAGGATTAATCCTCTGCTTGTTAGGTTTAAAAATAATAACAGTACAACTCAAGATAAAAAATTTGTAGTAGCGCTTAGGTACATTACTTCTAGAAGCGATAGCGAAATGAATCTGGAACCAGATAGGCAGATGATAATACCTGGAATTGTCAAAAGCATCTCTTTATGGGTAGATGGAAGAGAAACTAGCACAGAAATTTTTGCAATATTAAAAGACTCATCGGGTACTTTTCACTCAATTCCATTTAAGGCAGAAGACGGCAGTTCTAAACTTAACTTTCTTGGATGGAAAAAACTCACCGCATATATGCCAAAAAGTTTTGTCCAAAAGACACACAAATTTAAAAAAGAGACTAAAGATTCGGAATTAATAAGAATAAAAATAATACCTGAACACAGAATAAACCACGAACCGCAATACATATATCTATCCGAACTAAAGGCAATGATTGATGAACAAAATACATCGACTACTTATGATGACAATTGGTAA
- a CDS encoding flagellar protein FlbF, with product MKIKLETELKDTLEEQVVLVEGIHSLCLDIKKYLDEKNEALLRESVNKTSVYLNKFKDIEGKRDRIWKEFTGHEKFESTYIAIEKLCVVYKKEIYNYSHRLRMGMINIKNLNYLISSYVETSLGMLDLIFKDARESVGSSTYRSPYGPRSGSLNEASILINKKL from the coding sequence ATGAAAATTAAACTAGAAACTGAGTTAAAAGATACTCTAGAGGAACAGGTTGTTTTAGTAGAAGGTATTCATTCCTTGTGTCTAGACATAAAGAAATACCTTGATGAGAAAAATGAAGCACTACTTAGGGAATCGGTGAACAAGACCAGTGTTTACCTTAACAAGTTCAAGGACATAGAGGGGAAGAGAGATAGAATTTGGAAAGAATTTACAGGGCATGAAAAATTCGAATCAACCTATATAGCAATAGAAAAGTTGTGTGTGGTTTATAAAAAAGAGATATATAATTACTCTCATCGATTGAGGATGGGGATGATAAATATTAAAAACCTGAATTATTTAATATCGAGTTATGTGGAAACATCGCTTGGTATGCTGGATTTGATATTCAAAGATGCTCGTGAAAGTGTCGGGAGTAGCACTTACAGAAGTCCTTATGGACCTAGAAGCGGGAGCCTAAATGAAGCGTCTATTTTAATAAATAAAAAACTTTAA
- the csrA gene encoding carbon storage regulator CsrA produces MLVLSRKVNESIKIDSNIEVSILEIKKDSVKIAIKAPEEIKIFRSEVYDIIKEENRKSLLQDKHSISKSMHKIKSLFDYFIKE; encoded by the coding sequence ATGCTAGTTTTGTCAAGAAAGGTAAACGAAAGCATAAAAATAGACTCTAATATTGAAGTTTCAATACTTGAAATAAAAAAAGACAGTGTTAAAATAGCAATAAAAGCACCCGAAGAGATTAAAATATTTAGATCTGAAGTTTACGATATCATTAAAGAGGAAAACAGAAAGTCACTCCTGCAAGACAAGCACAGTATAAGTAAGAGTATGCATAAAATCAAGAGTTTATTTGATTATTTTATTAAAGAGTGA
- the rplT gene encoding 50S ribosomal protein L20: MARVKNGAVHVARRRRILKQTKGFWGTKKSNYKKAKDTLRKGMMYATRDRKTRKRDFRSLWIARISAALTGMEISYSRFVEGLRKADIRLNRKILSNLAIEDMETFKKIVYEVKN; this comes from the coding sequence ATGGCTAGAGTTAAGAACGGGGCGGTTCATGTTGCCAGACGAAGGAGGATTCTAAAGCAAACCAAAGGGTTTTGGGGAACCAAGAAGAGTAATTACAAGAAGGCTAAGGATACTCTTCGCAAGGGGATGATGTATGCTACTAGGGATAGGAAGACTAGGAAGAGAGATTTTAGAAGTTTGTGGATTGCAAGAATTTCTGCTGCCCTGACAGGTATGGAGATTAGCTATTCTAGGTTTGTTGAAGGTTTAAGAAAGGCTGATATTAGGCTTAATAGAAAGATTTTGTCTAATTTGGCAATTGAGGATATGGAGACCTTTAAAAAGATAGTATACGAAGTAAAGAATTAA
- the infC gene encoding translation initiation factor IF-3: MINRSSNRDRVKAGDRELKINHKIKASEVRVVFEDGTQSVLPIDEAIRRAREAELDLVEVSPNVLPPVCKIIDYGKYKFHQEKRQKEQKKSQRVIKLKEVRMQPKIDTHDLDFKSRNVLGFLKEGNKVKVTIRFRGRELAHTHLGYGILDSVLERVGDVNYNLESPAKMEGKTMFLVVAPKSRK; encoded by the coding sequence ATGATAAATAGGAGTTCCAATAGGGATAGAGTTAAAGCGGGAGATCGTGAGTTAAAAATTAACCATAAAATTAAGGCTAGTGAGGTGAGGGTTGTTTTTGAAGATGGGACTCAGTCTGTTTTACCAATTGATGAGGCCATTAGACGCGCTCGCGAGGCTGAGCTTGATTTGGTTGAAGTTTCTCCGAATGTGTTGCCTCCGGTGTGTAAGATAATTGATTATGGGAAGTATAAATTCCATCAGGAGAAGAGGCAAAAGGAACAGAAGAAGAGTCAAAGGGTAATTAAGCTTAAAGAGGTTAGGATGCAGCCGAAAATAGATACTCATGATCTTGATTTTAAGTCTAGGAATGTTTTGGGGTTTCTTAAAGAGGGTAATAAGGTAAAGGTTACTATAAGGTTTAGGGGTCGTGAGCTTGCACATACTCATTTGGGGTATGGGATTTTGGATAGTGTGCTTGAGAGGGTTGGGGATGTTAATTATAATTTAGAATCGCCAGCTAAGATGGAGGGCAAGACGATGTTTTTGGTTGTTGCACCTAAGTCTAGGAAGTAA
- the fliW gene encoding flagellar assembly protein FliW has translation MTDGNNIKFKFPEGILGFEDIKEFIIKDSEHKPFSIMQSVDGEISFLVTSPFNFLEGYSPNIQEEDWEDIEAEHEDERVILCIINMYVENYKNITANLKAPIILNKKKLIGKQAISTNEEHYLRYRVFKEESC, from the coding sequence ATGACAGATGGAAATAATATAAAGTTTAAATTTCCCGAAGGAATATTGGGGTTTGAGGATATTAAGGAGTTTATCATTAAAGACTCTGAGCACAAGCCCTTCTCGATTATGCAGTCAGTAGATGGCGAGATCAGTTTTTTAGTAACATCTCCCTTTAACTTTCTGGAGGGGTATTCGCCCAATATACAGGAGGAAGATTGGGAAGATATTGAGGCAGAGCATGAGGATGAAAGGGTAATACTTTGTATAATAAATATGTATGTCGAAAACTATAAGAACATCACAGCAAACTTGAAAGCTCCCATCATATTAAACAAAAAAAAACTAATTGGGAAGCAAGCCATATCTACAAATGAAGAGCATTATCTCAGATACAGAGTCTTTAAGGAAGAGTCATGCTAG
- the prfA gene encoding peptide chain release factor 1, translated as MFLNKLGSIENRMKMLEDRLRDTSLIKNQKEYAKVVKEFNYLEKIKEQKDKYKKILRHIEENKKILSEEENSEMRELVRQELTTLNLEKDETEHKIKVLLLPQDENDSKNIIIEIRAGTGGEEAALFANNLYEMYAKYSEKKKWKTELINFNETELGGFKEVSFEIKGKDVFKKLKHESGVHRVQRVPITESSGRLQTSAATVAVLPEVEDTDIEINEKDLRIDVYRSSGAGGQHVNTTDSAVRITHLPTNIVVQCQNERSQHKNKDQAMKILRARLYEFEDIKKQEQRSSERKQQVGSGDRSERIRTYNFPQNRVTDHRANISLYKLEEIMQGDLDSFLDMLALELQERALKANSI; from the coding sequence ATGTTTTTAAATAAACTAGGTTCGATTGAGAACAGGATGAAAATGCTTGAAGATAGATTACGAGATACAAGTTTAATTAAAAATCAAAAAGAATATGCAAAGGTAGTGAAAGAATTTAACTATTTAGAAAAAATTAAAGAACAAAAAGATAAATATAAAAAGATATTGCGTCACATTGAAGAAAATAAAAAAATCCTTTCTGAGGAAGAAAATTCAGAAATGAGGGAATTAGTAAGACAAGAACTGACCACTTTAAATCTTGAAAAAGATGAGACCGAGCATAAAATCAAAGTACTGCTCTTACCTCAAGATGAAAACGACAGCAAAAACATTATTATTGAGATTAGAGCTGGTACAGGTGGGGAAGAGGCCGCTCTTTTTGCCAACAATCTTTACGAAATGTATGCAAAGTATTCTGAGAAGAAAAAATGGAAAACAGAGCTTATTAACTTTAATGAAACAGAACTTGGGGGATTTAAAGAAGTAAGCTTTGAAATAAAGGGTAAGGATGTATTTAAAAAACTCAAACATGAAAGCGGAGTCCACAGAGTTCAAAGAGTACCCATAACCGAATCTAGTGGGAGGCTTCAAACCTCTGCTGCAACCGTTGCCGTGCTTCCTGAGGTTGAAGACACCGATATTGAAATTAATGAAAAAGACTTGAGAATAGATGTCTACAGATCTTCTGGTGCGGGTGGCCAACATGTTAATACAACGGATTCTGCTGTTAGGATTACACATCTACCTACAAACATTGTGGTACAATGCCAAAATGAGAGAAGTCAACACAAAAATAAAGATCAAGCGATGAAAATTTTGAGGGCTAGACTCTACGAATTTGAAGACATAAAGAAACAAGAACAGCGCTCAAGCGAGAGAAAGCAACAAGTAGGCTCAGGTGATAGGTCTGAACGCATTAGAACATATAATTTCCCACAAAACAGAGTAACAGACCACCGAGCAAATATTAGTCTTTATAAATTGGAAGAAATTATGCAAGGAGATCTTGATTCTTTTCTTGACATGCTAGCTTTGGAACTTCAAGAAAGAGCATTAAAAGCCAATTCGATATAA